A window of Bacillus spongiae contains these coding sequences:
- a CDS encoding MFS transporter, translated as MDRNVWIRFVGEGINGVAFMMLMPFFALYLKDKVDSLVLVGIVMAIAPIASVFGTMIGGKMADFYGRKPIMVGSMVGNGIVMLGFVFFDTFWMFVVLSALLGFFNSLFHPAASAMVADVTAPEKRTEAFGLLRMGHNIGAATGPLLGASIIFVSKTIVFVIAAGTTLFYAAIVAFFIYETLPKQEKNDSAKQEEEKEKLPSPFKVLLQDRLLLLFVLTGVVISMSFSQTEGMLPLHFDNELKHIPETLNPFPYLMAFNGLLVVLFQFPISTWAGKKKIGSVMLLGAFLFGLGQIGIAWFPTFFYSQKSDFAIILIILLLVYAVYTLGEMIMSPVQMTFIANIAPEHLRGTYMGAAGLQWILGGAIGPLISGYLLDRSLGVVMFTMLGVGCMIAGVIYLLIDKMTNTTSAQKEQRQASM; from the coding sequence ATGGATCGAAACGTTTGGATTCGTTTTGTCGGAGAAGGAATCAATGGTGTGGCATTTATGATGCTCATGCCGTTTTTCGCACTATATTTAAAGGATAAAGTTGATTCGTTAGTTCTAGTGGGAATTGTGATGGCGATTGCACCGATTGCTTCCGTTTTTGGAACGATGATTGGCGGGAAAATGGCCGATTTTTATGGAAGAAAGCCAATTATGGTTGGTTCCATGGTTGGAAACGGAATCGTTATGTTAGGATTTGTGTTTTTTGATACATTTTGGATGTTTGTCGTGTTATCTGCATTATTAGGTTTTTTTAACTCGCTTTTCCACCCCGCGGCAAGCGCTATGGTCGCGGACGTAACCGCTCCTGAAAAACGTACAGAAGCATTTGGCCTCTTACGTATGGGACATAACATTGGGGCAGCAACAGGCCCGCTATTAGGTGCTTCCATCATTTTCGTATCAAAAACAATCGTTTTTGTCATCGCAGCTGGTACAACACTTTTCTATGCCGCGATTGTTGCATTCTTTATCTATGAAACGTTGCCAAAGCAAGAAAAGAACGACTCTGCAAAACAAGAGGAAGAAAAGGAAAAGCTCCCATCACCATTTAAAGTTTTGCTTCAAGATCGACTACTGTTGCTATTCGTCTTAACAGGTGTCGTTATTTCGATGAGCTTCTCACAAACAGAAGGAATGCTGCCATTGCATTTTGACAATGAGCTAAAGCATATTCCGGAAACATTAAATCCATTCCCTTATTTAATGGCCTTTAACGGACTATTAGTCGTATTGTTTCAGTTCCCTATATCTACATGGGCAGGAAAGAAGAAAATAGGCTCTGTCATGTTATTAGGTGCCTTTTTATTCGGACTCGGTCAAATTGGCATAGCATGGTTTCCAACCTTTTTTTATTCGCAAAAAAGTGATTTTGCCATTATCTTAATTATCTTGCTCCTTGTTTATGCCGTATACACATTGGGTGAAATGATCATGAGCCCTGTTCAAATGACCTTTATTGCAAACATTGCCCCAGAACATTTACGTGGTACTTATATGGGGGCAGCAGGATTGCAATGGATTTTAGGTGGCGCGATCGGTCCGCTTATATCAGGATATCTGCTTGACCGTTCACTTGGAGTCGTTATGTTTACTATGCTTGGGGTCGGTTGTATGATTGCTGGTGTGATCTATCTACTCATTGATAAAATGACGAATACAACGTCCGCTCAAAAAGAGCAACGTCAAGCATCAATGTAA